In Mustela erminea isolate mMusErm1 chromosome 15, mMusErm1.Pri, whole genome shotgun sequence, the following proteins share a genomic window:
- the ALG5 gene encoding dolichyl-phosphate beta-glucosyltransferase isoform X1, with product MSSLLLQLAVLGVALAAAALILISFVAFITATKMPHLHQHEDEKFFLNARGQKEALPSIWDSPTKRLSVVVPSYNEEKRLPVMMDEALGYLEERQKQDPTFTYEVIVVDDGSKDQTSKVAFKYCQKYGSDKVRVITLVKNRGKGGAIRMGIFSSRGEKILMADADGATKFPDLEKLEKGLNDLQPWPEQMAIACGSRAHLEKESIAQRSYFRTLLMYGFHFLVWFLCVKGIRDTQCGFKLFTREAASRTFSSLHIERWAFDVELLYIAQFFKIPIAEIAVNWTEIEGSKLVPFWSWLQMGKDLLFIRLRYLTGAWRLEQTKKMN from the exons ATGAGTTCGCTCCTGCTGCAGCTGGCGGTGCTCGGCGTGGCGCTGGCGGCCGCAGCCCTGATACTG ATTTCCTTTGTTGCATTTATAACTGCTACAAAAATGCCACACCTCCATCAACATGAAGACGAGAAGTTCTTCTTAAATGCCAGAGGACAGAAGGAAGCATTGCCTAGCATATGGGACTCACCTACCAAACGGCTCTCTGTTGTTGTGCCTTCATACAATGAAGAAAAACGGT tgcctgtaATGATGGATGAAGCTCTGGGCTATCTAGAGGAGAGACAG AAGCAAGATCCTACATTCACTTATGAGGTGATAGTAGTTGATGATGGCAGCAAAGACCAGACTTCAAAG GTAGCTTTTAAATATTGCCAGAAATATGGAAGTGACAAGGTACGAGTGATAACACTGGTGAAGAATCGCGGGAAAGGCGGAGCTATTAGGATG GGTATATTCAGTTCTCGAGGAGAAAAAATCCTCATGGCAGATGCAGATGGAGCCACAAAGTTTCCAGATCTTGAGAAATTGGAAAAAGGACTGAATGACCTACAGCCTTGGCCT GAACAAATGGCTATTGCATGTGGATCTCGAGCACATTTGGAAAAAGAATCAATTGCTCAG cGTTCTTACTTCCGTACTCTGCTCATGTATGGGTTCCATTTTCTGGTGTGGTTCCTATGTGTCAAAGGAATCAGAGACACACAGTGTGGATTCAAATTATTTACTCGAGAAGCAGCTTCACGGACGTTTTCGTCTCTACACATTGAACGATG ggCATTTGATGTAGAATTACTTTACATAGCACAGTTCTTTAAAATTCCAATAGCAGAAATTGCTGTCAACTGGACTGAAATTGAAG gtTCTAAATTAGTTCCATTTTGGAGCTGGCTACAAATGGGCAAGGACCTA
- the ALG5 gene encoding dolichyl-phosphate beta-glucosyltransferase isoform X2: protein MPEDRRKHCLAYGTHLPNGSLLLCLHTMKKNVPVMMDEALGYLEERQKQDPTFTYEVIVVDDGSKDQTSKVAFKYCQKYGSDKVRVITLVKNRGKGGAIRMGIFSSRGEKILMADADGATKFPDLEKLEKGLNDLQPWPEQMAIACGSRAHLEKESIAQRSYFRTLLMYGFHFLVWFLCVKGIRDTQCGFKLFTREAASRTFSSLHIERWAFDVELLYIAQFFKIPIAEIAVNWTEIEGSKLVPFWSWLQMGKDLLFIRLRYLTGAWRLEQTKKMN from the exons ATGCCAGAGGACAGAAGGAAGCATTGCCTAGCATATGGGACTCACCTACCAAACGGCTCTCTGTTGTTGTGCCTTCATACAATGAAGAAAAACG tgcctgtaATGATGGATGAAGCTCTGGGCTATCTAGAGGAGAGACAG AAGCAAGATCCTACATTCACTTATGAGGTGATAGTAGTTGATGATGGCAGCAAAGACCAGACTTCAAAG GTAGCTTTTAAATATTGCCAGAAATATGGAAGTGACAAGGTACGAGTGATAACACTGGTGAAGAATCGCGGGAAAGGCGGAGCTATTAGGATG GGTATATTCAGTTCTCGAGGAGAAAAAATCCTCATGGCAGATGCAGATGGAGCCACAAAGTTTCCAGATCTTGAGAAATTGGAAAAAGGACTGAATGACCTACAGCCTTGGCCT GAACAAATGGCTATTGCATGTGGATCTCGAGCACATTTGGAAAAAGAATCAATTGCTCAG cGTTCTTACTTCCGTACTCTGCTCATGTATGGGTTCCATTTTCTGGTGTGGTTCCTATGTGTCAAAGGAATCAGAGACACACAGTGTGGATTCAAATTATTTACTCGAGAAGCAGCTTCACGGACGTTTTCGTCTCTACACATTGAACGATG ggCATTTGATGTAGAATTACTTTACATAGCACAGTTCTTTAAAATTCCAATAGCAGAAATTGCTGTCAACTGGACTGAAATTGAAG gtTCTAAATTAGTTCCATTTTGGAGCTGGCTACAAATGGGCAAGGACCTA